A window of Juglans regia cultivar Chandler chromosome 7, Walnut 2.0, whole genome shotgun sequence contains these coding sequences:
- the LOC109001946 gene encoding transcription factor MYB1-like: MGRNPAACSKEGLNRGAWTATEDNILTGYITMHGQGKWRDLPKRAGLKRCGKSCRLRWINYLRPDIKKGNITSDEEELIIRLHNLLGNRWSLIAGRLPGRTGNEIKNYWNTKYINNGKKVQDHPKYPASERTRPSKQAQEESNLGPELGSAGKATEANTGSDHVICTEGTRCTKVVPTSGQEELHEEDQLDSKPVVESLGRLHEPVEFSRFILEENNPPNFMMDFEMDEIFLSDFLNMDFSQLCCFENEGVNLML, translated from the exons ATGGGAAGGAATCCAGCTGCTTGTTCAAAGGAGGGCTTGAATAGGGGAGCATGGACAGCTACGGAAGACAACATACTCACAGGATATATCACAATGCATGGTCAAGGAAAATGGAGAGATCTTCCCAAAAGAGCAG GGCTTAAGAGATGTGGGAAGAGTTGCCGACTAAGATGGATAAATTATCTTCGACCTGATATTAAGAAAGGCAACATAACCAGTGACGAAGAGGAGCTCATTATTAGGCTTCACAATCTCTTGGGGAATAG ATGGAGTCTGATAGCAGGGCGACTTCCAGGCCGAACAGGCAATGAAATCAAGAACTACTGGAACACCAAGTACATCAATAATGGAAAGAAAGTCCAAGATCACCCTAAGTACCCTGCCTCTGAACGGACACGGCCATCAAAACAAGCACAAGAAGAGTCAAATCTGGGTCCAGAATTAGGGTCAGCTGGAAAAGCAACTGAAGCAAATACAGGCtcagatcatgtgatctgtacCGAGGGAACTAGGTGCACCAAAGTTGTCCCAACCTCGGGGCAAGAAGAACTTCATGAAGAGGATCAACTTGACAGTAAGCCAGTGGTTGAATCTTTAGGCCGTCTTCATGAACCAGTTGAGTTTTCAAGATTCATTTTGGAGGAAAATAATCCGCCCAACTTCATGATGGATTTTGAGATGGATGAAATCTTCCTTTCGGATTTTCTCAACATGGATTTCTCTCAGCTATGCTGTTTTGAAAATGAGGGTGTTAATTTGATGCTGTAG
- the LOC109001985 gene encoding transcription factor MYB1-like, whose translation MGRNPCCSKEGLNRGAWTAMEDKILKEYVRIHGEGKWRSVPKRAGLKRCGKSCRLRWLNYLRPDIKRGNISNDEEELIIRLHRLLGNRWSLIAGRLPGRTDNEIKNYWNTNIGKKVQVRSNPTAFKRPRPSNQAQGNLIPAKELAGSGAAPPKAIIGSGQVIRTKATRCTKVVLTSGPQDQSDGHDHQLDIKPRALEPSGSTLLGDHDSSADFSKINLEENNSSNFLEDFEMDENFLSDFLDIDFSQLPCFENNYEGTDSIITNTGDKDQPSPTCNHLSTTTTTHLVPEEDQTIHGSDFQPMAPLTESELDWI comes from the exons ATGGGAAGGAATCCTTGTTGTTCAAAGGAGGGCTTGAACAGAGGAGCATGGACGGCTATGGAAGACAAAATACTCAAAGAATACGTCAGAATTCATGGCGAAGGAAAATGGAGAAGCGTTCCCAAAAGAGCAG GGCTTAAGAGATGTGGGAAGAGTTGCCGGCTAAGGTGGTTGAATTATCTGAGACCTGATATTAAGAGAGGCAACATATCCAATGACGAAGAAGAGCTCATTATCAGGCTTCACAGACTCTTAGGGAACAG ATGGTCTTTGATAGCTGGGCGGCTTCCAGGCCGAACAGACAATGAAATCAAAAACTACTGGAACACCAACATTGGAAAGAAAGTCCAAGTTCGCTCCAACCCCACGGCCTTCAAACGGCCGAGACCATCAAATCAAGCACAAGGAAACCTAATTCCCGCAAAGGAATTAGCCGGCTCAGGCGCTGCTCCACCTAAAGCAATTATAGGCTCTGGTCAAGTGATACGTACCAAGGCAACAAGGTGCACCAAAGTTGTCCTCACCTCTGGACCACAAGATCAATCGGACGGTCATGATCATCAACTTGACATTAAGCCTCGTGCGCTTGAACCCAGCGGCAGCACTTTATTAGGTGATCATGACAGCTCAgctgatttttcaaaaatcaacttgGAGGAAAATAATTCGTCAAACTTCCTGGAGGACTTTGAGATGGATGAAAATTTCCTTTCAGATTTTCTCGACATTGATTTCTCGCAGCTTCCTTGTTTCGAAAATAACTACGAGGGTACTGACAGTATTATTACTAACACCGGTGACAAAGACCAGCCATCACCAACATGTAATCATCTGAGTACTACAACTACTACCCATTTGGTTCCTGAAGAAGATCAAACGATTCATGGCTCGGATTTTCAGCCTATGGCTCCTCTGACTGAGTCCGAATTGGATTGGATCTAA